One Phocaeicola dorei genomic region harbors:
- a CDS encoding MarC family protein, producing the protein MFGSFDFQEFLSAFIVLFAVIDIIGSIPIILNLKQKGRNVNANKATGISFALLIGFFYAGDMMLKLFQVDIASFAVAGAFVIFLMSLEMILDIEIFKNQGPIKEATLVPLVFPLLAGAGAFTTLLSLRSEYAPVNIVVALILNMVWVYVVLKLTDRIERFLGKGGIYVIRKFFGIILLAISARLFTANLTLLIEQFQKAQ; encoded by the coding sequence ATGTTTGGATCATTTGATTTTCAAGAATTTTTAAGTGCGTTTATCGTACTTTTTGCTGTCATTGATATTATCGGATCTATTCCTATTATATTGAACCTTAAGCAGAAAGGGAGAAATGTCAATGCTAATAAAGCTACCGGCATTTCTTTTGCTTTATTGATAGGTTTCTTTTATGCAGGAGATATGATGCTGAAGTTATTTCAGGTAGATATCGCTTCGTTTGCCGTGGCGGGTGCTTTTGTTATTTTTCTCATGTCTTTGGAAATGATTTTGGATATCGAAATATTCAAGAATCAAGGTCCTATCAAGGAAGCGACTTTAGTTCCCTTGGTCTTTCCGTTATTGGCAGGTGCGGGGGCGTTTACTACGTTACTTTCCCTTCGTTCGGAGTATGCTCCTGTAAACATTGTTGTAGCCTTGATATTGAATATGGTTTGGGTTTATGTGGTGTTGAAGTTGACAGATCGTATCGAACGTTTCTTGGGTAAAGGTGGAATTTATGTTATTCGTAAGTTTTTCGGAATCATTTTGTTAGCAATATCAGCGCGTTTATTTACGGCTAATCTGACTTTGTTGATAGAACAGTTTCAGAAAGCTCAGTAA
- a CDS encoding Crp/Fnr family transcriptional regulator yields the protein MEITMYDTLLQLPLFQGLCKNDFTNIIGKVKLHFRKYNADDIIVEQGAPCTQLIFLLNGEITSQATDNQHSYSLFETFGSPFVIEPYSLFGMQTNYTATYKARTNINIVTIDKLFVLNELNNYEIFRLNYLNILSNRAQVAYEKLWNSHIGNTEEKILNFLVLRSMKPEGKKILKIKMEDLASLIDETRINVSKVLNDLQEQGLVQLSRKAISIPALEKLTEKNK from the coding sequence ATGGAAATAACAATGTATGATACACTTTTACAACTTCCTCTCTTCCAGGGATTATGTAAAAATGACTTCACCAATATCATAGGTAAGGTAAAGCTACATTTTCGTAAATACAACGCCGATGATATCATTGTGGAACAAGGAGCACCTTGCACTCAATTAATCTTTCTCTTAAATGGGGAGATAACCTCCCAAGCAACCGATAACCAACATTCATACTCCTTATTTGAAACTTTTGGAAGTCCTTTCGTTATAGAGCCCTATTCATTATTCGGCATGCAGACCAACTATACAGCGACTTACAAAGCACGTACAAATATTAACATAGTTACCATAGATAAGTTATTTGTATTAAATGAACTGAACAACTACGAAATCTTCCGCCTTAATTATTTAAATATTCTGAGTAATAGGGCACAAGTGGCATACGAAAAATTATGGAACAGCCACATAGGTAATACAGAAGAAAAAATACTGAATTTTTTAGTACTGCGTTCCATGAAGCCCGAAGGGAAAAAAATTCTTAAAATCAAAATGGAAGATTTGGCGAGTTTGATTGATGAGACACGAATCAATGTGTCAAAAGTACTGAATGATTTACAGGAACAGGGATTGGTACAACTTAGCAGAAAAGCAATCTCCATTCCGGCATTGGAAAAACTGACCGAAAAGAATAAATAA
- a CDS encoding M3 family metallopeptidase has translation MTENKNPFLKPYNTPHDTAPFHLIKIEHYEPALLEGMKEQNEEIDAIVNNPEAPTFQNTIVALENSGALLDRVTTVFGNLMSAETSDEMQELAEKMMPLLSEHSNNISLNEKLFARIKAVYEQKDQLQLKGEDAQLLQKTYDSFVRSGANLTGEAKEKFRQLNTELSILTLRFSQNLLKETNNYELALTKKQLEGLPESSLESYAQTAKDKGKEGSIITLDAPSFVPFMKYCDDRSLRREVYMAYNTQCTHNNDYNNVDIIKQLVNIRMELAHLLGFSTFAEYKLKKRMAETSDAVYKLLNQLLEAYTPAALKEVAEVEALAREMEGNDFQLMPWDWAYYSEKLKNKKFNLNEEELRPYFELSQVEKGVFGLATRLYGITFKENKEIPVYHPDVKAYEVFDKDGSFLAVLYTDFHPRAGKRSGAWMTSYKEQWIENGVNSRPHVSVTMNFTKPSAGKPALLAFSEVNTFLHEFGHALHGMFANTTYSTMSGTSVYWDFVELPSQIMENFATEKEFLNTFARHYQTGEPIPAELIQKIVDASNFNVAYACLRQISFGLLDMAWYTRQETFDGDVRAYEKEAWKKAQILPGVEDTCMSVQFSHIMAGGYSAGYYSYKWAEVLDADAFSLFKEKGIFNQEVAASFRENILSKGGTEHPMALYKRFRGQEPSIHALLKRNGIIN, from the coding sequence ATGACTGAAAATAAAAATCCATTTTTAAAACCCTATAACACTCCTCATGACACGGCTCCGTTCCATCTCATCAAGATAGAACATTATGAACCTGCCTTGTTGGAAGGAATGAAAGAACAAAATGAGGAAATTGATGCAATTGTCAATAATCCCGAAGCACCGACTTTCCAAAACACCATTGTTGCTCTGGAAAATTCGGGTGCGTTGCTAGACCGCGTAACTACTGTTTTCGGCAATTTGATGAGTGCCGAGACTAGTGACGAGATGCAGGAATTGGCAGAAAAAATGATGCCCTTACTGTCTGAACACAGCAACAACATCAGTTTGAATGAAAAACTGTTTGCCCGCATAAAAGCTGTATACGAGCAGAAAGACCAGTTGCAACTGAAAGGTGAAGACGCCCAACTGCTGCAAAAAACATACGACAGTTTTGTAAGAAGCGGTGCCAATCTGACCGGTGAGGCAAAAGAAAAGTTCCGCCAACTGAATACTGAATTAAGCATATTAACCTTACGTTTTTCTCAGAATCTGTTGAAAGAAACGAATAACTACGAATTGGCATTGACGAAAAAACAATTGGAAGGATTACCCGAAAGTTCATTGGAAAGTTATGCTCAAACAGCAAAGGACAAGGGAAAAGAAGGCAGCATCATTACATTGGATGCTCCCAGTTTTGTTCCTTTCATGAAATATTGTGACGACCGTTCACTGCGCAGAGAAGTCTATATGGCTTATAATACCCAATGTACACACAATAACGACTACAACAATGTGGACATCATCAAGCAATTGGTAAACATTCGCATGGAACTGGCTCATTTACTAGGCTTCTCCACTTTTGCCGAGTATAAACTGAAAAAGCGCATGGCCGAAACAAGTGATGCCGTATACAAATTGCTCAACCAATTATTGGAAGCCTACACCCCTGCCGCCCTAAAGGAAGTAGCAGAAGTAGAAGCATTGGCACGCGAAATGGAAGGCAATGATTTCCAGCTGATGCCATGGGATTGGGCCTATTATTCAGAAAAACTGAAAAATAAGAAATTCAATCTGAATGAAGAAGAGTTGCGTCCTTATTTTGAGCTTAGCCAAGTAGAGAAAGGCGTATTTGGTCTGGCTACCCGTCTGTATGGCATCACATTTAAAGAAAATAAAGAAATTCCGGTCTATCATCCCGATGTAAAAGCTTATGAAGTATTCGACAAAGACGGAAGTTTCCTGGCTGTACTTTATACAGATTTCCACCCCCGTGCCGGAAAACGTTCAGGTGCATGGATGACCAGCTATAAGGAACAGTGGATAGAAAACGGAGTCAACAGCCGCCCCCACGTATCCGTTACCATGAACTTCACCAAGCCATCGGCTGGAAAACCGGCATTGTTGGCTTTCTCGGAAGTAAATACTTTTTTACACGAATTCGGACACGCCTTGCACGGAATGTTTGCCAATACCACTTATTCAACCATGAGTGGTACCAGCGTATACTGGGATTTTGTGGAGCTTCCATCACAAATTATGGAAAATTTCGCCACTGAAAAAGAATTTCTCAATACATTCGCCAGACATTATCAGACGGGAGAACCCATTCCTGCCGAACTGATTCAAAAAATTGTAGATGCATCCAATTTTAATGTGGCCTACGCCTGCCTACGTCAAATAAGTTTCGGCTTACTGGATATGGCATGGTACACCCGCCAGGAAACATTTGACGGAGATGTCCGCGCTTATGAAAAAGAAGCATGGAAAAAAGCGCAAATACTGCCCGGAGTAGAAGATACCTGCATGTCCGTACAGTTCTCACATATCATGGCGGGGGGATATTCTGCCGGATACTACAGTTATAAATGGGCGGAAGTACTGGATGCGGATGCCTTCTCCTTATTCAAGGAAAAAGGAATCTTCAACCAGGAAGTCGCTGCTTCTTTCCGGGAGAATATTCTCTCGAAAGGAGGAACGGAACATCCGATGGCCCTTTACAAACGCTTCCGTGGACAAGAACCCAGTATCCATGCCTTGCTGAAAAGAAATGGAATAATCAACTAA
- a CDS encoding DUF721 domain-containing protein yields the protein MRRNDAEQIGEMIRKFFRQNALEAPLNEYRLIQAWKDVVGPAITKYTSNLYIKNQILYVHITSSVLRQELMMGRDLLVKNLNKQVGAQVIVNIIFR from the coding sequence ATGAGACGTAATGATGCGGAACAAATAGGGGAGATGATTCGGAAATTCTTCCGGCAGAATGCTTTGGAGGCACCACTGAATGAGTATCGTCTGATACAAGCATGGAAAGATGTTGTGGGGCCTGCCATTACCAAATATACTAGTAATCTTTATATCAAGAATCAAATACTTTATGTGCATATCACTTCGTCCGTGCTCCGTCAGGAGTTGATGATGGGACGTGATTTATTGGTGAAGAATCTGAATAAGCAGGTAGGGGCACAAGTGATAGTCAATATTATTTTTCGTTAA
- a CDS encoding DUF4847 family protein: MKLKSILYILMLLPFLWSCNNEDDVEEIFASGTWHVVDFYGKANWDKRNGEPKYNAMAHNPDKTIAAEGRKALDIIHGFNITFKADGTFTGSIQNGTIEGTWQADGKDRTVNINFTKTPSSTSYNNEFIEALNNAIFYQGDSNVLLLAPEGKKTYIQFAHNKQD, translated from the coding sequence ATGAAACTAAAGTCTATTCTTTATATACTGATGCTACTCCCCTTCTTATGGAGTTGCAACAATGAAGACGATGTAGAGGAAATCTTTGCAAGCGGCACATGGCATGTAGTGGATTTCTATGGTAAAGCCAATTGGGACAAACGGAACGGAGAGCCCAAATACAATGCAATGGCACACAACCCGGATAAGACTATCGCAGCCGAAGGAAGAAAAGCCTTGGATATCATTCATGGTTTCAACATTACTTTCAAAGCGGATGGCACTTTTACAGGAAGCATACAAAACGGAACCATTGAAGGCACATGGCAAGCGGATGGAAAAGACCGGACAGTAAACATAAATTTTACCAAGACTCCATCTTCAACAAGCTATAATAACGAGTTCATAGAAGCATTGAATAATGCAATATTTTATCAAGGTGACAGCAATGTTTTATTGCTAGCTCCCGAAGGGAAAAAAACTTATATTCAATTTGCACATAATAAGCAAGACTGA
- a CDS encoding S41 family peptidase, with protein sequence MSKNRTSRFMPVIVAVSIVAGILIGTFYANHFSGNKLGIINTSSNKLNALLRIIDDQYVDTVNMGELVEDAMPQILGELDPHSSYIPAKDLEAVNSDLKGSFSGIGIQFTIQQDTIHVNSVIQGGPSEKVGLMAGDRIIEVDDSAFVGKIVTNYESMKRLKGPKGSEVKLGVFRPGEKETLHFTIVRGDIPVKSVDAAYMLNDKFGYIKVNKFGETTYPELLISLAKLNQANCEGVVIDLRGNTGGYMGAAIQMVNEFLPKNRLIVYTQGRKSPRENYTSNGTGSSQKMPIVVLMDEGSASASEIFAGAIQDNDRGTIIGRRSFGKGLVQQPIDFSDGSAIRLTIARYYTPSGRCIQKPYVKGNDANYEMDILTRYEHGEFFSQDSIKQDQSQIFETSLGRPVYGGGGIMPDIFVPQDTTGVTSYYRMSVNRGLTIQFAFQYTDNHRAEMQKYETEESLLQYLKHQNILEQFARFAESKGLKRRNILMYKSQKLFETNLYGNIIYNMLGMEAYIEYLNKSDKTVLKALEVLDKGESFPKAPEQPIEPKVSDEGTKKTTAQADSARKTPSRHHRINDKVRCFA encoded by the coding sequence ATGAGCAAAAATCGAACATCCCGTTTTATGCCGGTAATCGTTGCGGTAAGCATCGTAGCCGGAATATTGATTGGAACTTTTTACGCCAACCACTTTTCAGGAAACAAATTAGGTATCATTAATACTTCATCCAACAAACTGAATGCATTATTGCGTATCATTGACGACCAATATGTAGATACAGTAAACATGGGTGAACTGGTGGAAGATGCTATGCCGCAAATTCTAGGCGAGCTGGACCCTCACTCTTCTTATATTCCGGCAAAAGACCTGGAAGCTGTAAATTCTGATTTAAAAGGGAGCTTCAGCGGAATTGGTATCCAGTTTACCATCCAGCAAGATACCATCCATGTAAACAGTGTCATCCAAGGCGGACCATCAGAAAAAGTGGGCCTAATGGCAGGAGACCGCATTATAGAAGTTGATGACAGTGCCTTTGTAGGAAAAATTGTCACCAACTATGAATCCATGAAAAGACTGAAAGGTCCCAAAGGCAGTGAGGTAAAACTTGGCGTTTTTCGTCCGGGAGAAAAAGAAACTTTACACTTCACCATTGTTCGTGGTGACATACCGGTAAAGAGTGTAGATGCCGCCTATATGTTGAATGACAAATTCGGTTACATAAAAGTAAACAAGTTTGGTGAAACAACTTATCCCGAATTATTGATTTCATTAGCCAAGCTAAATCAGGCAAACTGCGAAGGAGTGGTAATCGACTTACGCGGTAATACCGGCGGATATATGGGTGCAGCAATCCAGATGGTAAACGAATTCTTACCCAAAAACAGACTCATCGTTTATACACAGGGACGTAAGTCTCCACGTGAGAACTATACATCCAACGGAACCGGAAGTAGCCAGAAAATGCCTATTGTCGTATTGATGGACGAAGGATCGGCTTCTGCCAGCGAAATTTTTGCCGGAGCTATCCAGGACAATGACCGAGGGACAATCATCGGGCGCCGCTCTTTCGGAAAAGGGCTAGTACAACAGCCTATCGACTTCAGCGATGGTTCAGCCATCCGTCTGACAATTGCCCGTTACTATACTCCGTCAGGACGCTGTATACAAAAACCGTATGTAAAAGGTAATGACGCAAATTATGAAATGGATATCCTGACCCGTTACGAACACGGAGAATTTTTCTCACAGGACAGTATCAAACAGGATCAAAGCCAAATCTTTGAAACTTCTTTAGGCCGTCCTGTATATGGAGGTGGAGGTATTATGCCCGATATCTTTGTACCGCAGGATACTACCGGTGTGACTTCCTATTATCGTATGTCCGTTAACCGCGGACTAACCATCCAGTTTGCTTTCCAGTATACGGACAACCACCGTGCCGAAATGCAAAAATATGAAACAGAAGAAAGCCTGTTGCAATATTTGAAACATCAGAACATTTTGGAACAATTCGCCCGTTTCGCTGAAAGCAAAGGGTTAAAACGTCGCAACATATTGATGTACAAATCACAGAAACTATTTGAAACAAATTTATATGGAAACATCATTTATAATATGCTGGGCATGGAAGCTTATATAGAATACTTAAACAAGAGCGACAAAACTGTCCTCAAAGCATTGGAAGTATTGGATAAAGGTGAATCATTTCCCAAAGCTCCCGAACAACCCATAGAACCGAAAGTAAGCGATGAAGGAACTAAAAAAACAACTGCGCAAGCAGATAGCGCAAGAAAAACGCCGTCACGACATCACCGAATTAATGACAAAGTCCGCTGCTTTGCTTGA
- a CDS encoding 5-formyltetrahydrofolate cyclo-ligase gives MTKSAALLEKLEQHPKFASARTVLLYYSLGDEVQTHDFVEKWHRQKTILLPVVKGDELELRIYAGRQNLKNGEAYHIEEPTGEAFTAYEKIDLAIIPGVSFDAQGNRLGRGKGYYDKLLPLLHSYNIGICYNFQVSEKLPVEPFDRRMDEVWTENGILK, from the coding sequence ATGACAAAGTCCGCTGCTTTGCTTGAGAAACTGGAACAGCATCCCAAATTTGCATCGGCCCGTACCGTTTTGCTCTATTATTCATTGGGTGATGAAGTACAGACACATGACTTCGTTGAGAAATGGCACCGGCAGAAAACAATTTTGCTGCCGGTAGTCAAAGGAGACGAATTGGAACTCCGTATTTATGCAGGTAGACAAAACCTGAAAAACGGCGAGGCTTATCACATAGAGGAACCGACGGGAGAAGCATTTACAGCGTATGAGAAGATAGACCTCGCCATTATACCGGGTGTTTCTTTTGATGCCCAAGGCAACCGATTGGGAAGAGGAAAAGGATATTATGACAAATTACTGCCTCTTCTTCATTCCTATAATATAGGTATATGTTATAACTTCCAAGTAAGCGAAAAGCTGCCTGTCGAACCTTTCGACCGGAGAATGGATGAAGTCTGGACTGAGAATGGAATACTGAAATAG
- a CDS encoding deoxycytidylate deaminase codes for METKEEKQLKLDKRYIRMASIWAENSYCERRQVGALIVKDKMIISDGYNGTPAGFENVCEDDNGVTKPYVLHAEANAITKIARSNNSSDGATMYVTASPCIECAKLIIQAGIKRVVYSEKYRLEDGLDLLKRANIEVIYINPNE; via the coding sequence ATGGAAACGAAAGAAGAAAAACAACTCAAACTCGACAAACGATACATCCGCATGGCTAGTATTTGGGCGGAAAATTCATACTGTGAACGCCGTCAGGTAGGAGCATTAATCGTAAAAGACAAGATGATCATCTCCGACGGATATAATGGAACTCCTGCAGGATTCGAAAATGTATGCGAAGATGACAACGGAGTCACCAAGCCTTACGTGCTACACGCCGAAGCGAATGCTATCACCAAAATAGCACGAAGCAACAACAGCAGTGACGGAGCAACCATGTACGTCACCGCATCTCCTTGCATAGAATGTGCCAAACTCATCATCCAAGCAGGAATCAAACGTGTAGTTTACTCAGAAAAATACCGTTTGGAAGACGGGCTTGATTTATTGAAACGCGCAAATATTGAAGTAATCTATATCAATCCCAATGAATAA